Genomic DNA from Candidatus Shapirobacteria bacterium:
CAGCCGTGACGCCAATCTTCTCAAAATCGCCACCTGCCGGCCACCGATTGACTCCGAAATTTTAAAAAATATCGCCAAAAAAACCGGTCTCAAACCCGAAGTTTATTATTCCACCGAGGCCGACATAGAAAATGTCCTGATAAATAACCGCCAGGATCTCCAAAGTACATTTGAAAAATTAGTAAAAGAGGGGATAGTCACTGCCACCAATCTTGACGGCTCCGACGATCCTCCGGTCGAGAAAATCGTCGATCTCCTGATTGAAACGGCATATCAGGAAAAAGCTTCTGATATTCACATCGAGCCACAGGAAAAAAACGCCATTATCCGTTTCCGTATCGACGGTTCACTAAATGATGTTTTGACCGTCCCCAAAATTCTCCACGACCGTCTGATTACCCGCATCAAGGTAATGTCTAGTCTCCGCACCGATGAGCACCTGAGCGCCCAAGACGGCAAGATAAAGTTTCACTCAAAAGAAATTTATTTTGATTTGCGTGTCTCAATTATCCCCATAGTAGACGGAGAAAAGGTAGTTATGCGCTTACTTACATCAAATATCGGCGCCTTCGGTTTGGCCGATTTGGGTATGAGTGAAAAAGACATGGAAAAAGTCAAACGTGCCTTTACCAAATCCTATGGCATGTTTCTGTCCACCGGCCCCACTGGCTCAGGGAAAACTTCATCCATTTATTCCATCTTAAAAATCCTCAATGCCCGGGAAAAAAACATTACCACCATCGAAGATCCGGTCGAATACCGCATCAAGGGCGCCAACCAGATTCAAGTCAACAACCGCACCAATCTAACTTTTGCCAATGGTCTCCGCTCAATTCTTCGCCAGGATCCAAATATTATATTTGTCGGAGAAATACGTGACAATGAAACAGCCGGCATCGCCATCAACGCCTCTCTTACCGGCCATTTGGTTTTGTCCACTCTCCACACCAACACCGCCGCCGCCGCCATCGCCCGTCTGATTGATATGGAAGTTGAGCCTTTTTTGGTTGCCTCAACCGTTTCTGTGATTGTTGGTCAGCGCCTGGTCCGGCGTATTTGCGACAAATGCCGTGTGTCCTTTACCATTACCCGTGCCGAACTTCTGAAATATTTATCAGAAGACATGATTACCAAGCACTACATTCCTGTCGGCAAAGCCAAAGAAATTCGGGTGTACAAGGGCAAAGGCTGCAAATTTTGCCACAACACCGGATATGTCGGCCGAATCGGTATCTTTGAAGTTCTAGAGGTCACCAAAAAAATCCGTGAGCTGATCGGCCACCACGCCGATACCGACGAAATTCTTGAGGCCGCCAAAAAAGAAGGCTTCAACAGCATGCAAGACGATGGTCTAGACAAAATTACCAAAGGTTTTACCACTATTGAAGAAGTTCTTCGGGTTACAAAAAACGAATTGGAATGAAAACCACCTCCGTTACCTTTTCTACCGACGAAAAGATCAATCTTTTGAGTAATTTTTCTACCATGCTTTCCTCTAGCATTCCCATTTTGGATGTAGTAAATACCCTGCTTGAAGACTCCAAAGGCAACCTCAAGTTTTTTTTGACCACCTTAAAAGTTGATTTAATCGCCGGCAATCGGATAAATACCACTTTTGCCAAATTTCCCCGCAGTTTTGATCGGGTGGTGGTAAACCTCATCCGGGGAGCCGAAGAAAGCGGTACTCTGGAAACCACCCTTAGGGATATCAAAAACAATATCCAAAAAGAAGCTGAATTTTCCGACAAAATAAAATCAGCCATGATGTACCCCATGATTATTTTCACTGTCTTCACCGGAGTGATTCTCATGATTCTAATCGTTGTTATCCCCAAAATTTCGGTAGTTTTTACCAGGCTTCGGGTTCCTCTCCCCCTGCCAACAAAAATCCTGATTTTTTTATCTGATTTACTGATCCATCAATACCTCTATCTTATTTTTGGTCTGACGGTTTTTGCCATTATCGCTACCTTTCTCTACAAAGAAAAACGTTCTTTTTTTACCAAGCTGATTGTCTCTCTTCCCCTGATTTCCGGTCTGTCCAAAAAAATAGATTTAACCAGATTTGCCCGCAATCTTTTTCTCCTGTTGACTTCCGGTTTGCCCATTTCCACCGCCCTTGAGTTTTCCCAGGACGTCGTAGCCAATCAGCAGATAAAAAATCTAATCAGAAATTCCCGGGAAATGCTAACCTCAGGAAAACAATTTTCTACCGGTCTAAAAAACAATAAAAATGCCATCCCCAGTATGATGATCAAGCTAATCGAAGTCGGTGAAAAAAGCGGGACTCTGGAGAAATCCATGCAGGATATTTCTGACTACATGGATTATCAGGTATCAAAAGACCTAAAAACCATCACCGCCCTCATTGAGCCGATTATGCTTATTTGTGTCAGTATCGCTGTCGGCGGGATGATGATTTCAATTATTGGTCCAATCTACGGGCTGATTAGTCAAGTTGGCGGCAGACGTTAAATTACTTCAACACTTCCTTAATCTTTTTGAGAAATTCATCCGGATTCATCTCGGCTTTGTTCAGACAAGCCACCGCCCCCTTTTGAATCGCATCCTTAATTACTGGGTCATAAGCCAAATTTGTCAAAAGAATTATAGGACCATTTCCAACCTTCGGTTTTTCCTCTCTCAATTTATCCAATATTCCGATACCGTCCAGGTAGGGGAGCATCACATCGAGCAAAACCAAATCATACCCACCGGCAATTATTTTTTCAAATCCCTCTTTTCCGTCAACCGCAGTTTCTACCTCAAAACCGGCATTTTTCAATATCTCTTCATATAACTCTCTTATATATTGATCATCATCAACTAAAAGAACTTTTTGTGCCATATTTTATATAATTTATATTATATATTAACAAATACTTGACATACCTGATATTATATCAGCGTTATGCCAAAACGTGTTGAGGGACAACCCGATTCAGGTGCAAAAGAACCCGCCGCAAGCTCTCGGGTCGATCTATCACCACTCATTGACCGAAAGGAGGATGGTTTTTTATCCAGGGTATCGGACCAAATGAAGCTGCAAGGCAATGAAGATGGTGAAGACCGCCATCGCGATCCGATTATCCGAAAATTTTATCGCGGCGCATTAAAGGCAATCTTTGCCCCGGGACAAAAATTTTCGACCATGCTGTCCGAAATTCATGCCCATCGGTCTGAAATGGATGAGACACATATGGTCAACCTGTTTTTCAGAGCAATTCAGTACACTCGCAGACACAACAATGATTGTGCTTATATGACTTACGAAGAAGATGATTGGGCTAAATATTTTTCTGGAACTGGTTTAGCAGATATAGATACGATCAAACAAACCATGAAAGAAAAAAATACCGCCACAAATATCCCCGCCCGATATATCGGACTCGCCGCCGCCCTCCGCCTTATAACCGCCGGCAATCCCAATATCCGACTCGGAGTAGGGGATGTTGGCTGTAGTCTTGGCCTTGGCCTACCCGCCTCTATTCATCCTGACTATTTATCGAAACTGCAATTTGCAGACGGAACTGATGGCCAGCAAATTCAAGCCGCCCTTTCCCTACCGATAGCCGAACTTTACCGGGCGATTGGGATCGATATTGACCTTCCCGACGTCGAATGGGTTAAGGCCTGCAATTACCCGTCACAATATGACACCGATGGCGCTGCCATTGATAAAACTATTGCCGAATTATCCGAAGTGTCGCGTACCGTAGATATAAAGCAGGCCGACATTACCAGCCCGGAGTCGGTTGAAATTCTGACGGGAGGTGGCCCCGCTCTGCACGTAATTCATTCATCTCTGACCATGTACGAGCTAACCCTCGAGCAGCAGCAAGCCGCCCTCGATAATATCGCCAAGGCCTTGCGTGTTGGCGGAATTTACCTCGAGTTTACATTTGTCGATCCGAAAAATTGGTTTAAAGGCTTTCACGCTTTAGCCAGATATAAAACTCCTTCAGGCCAGCTCTCAGAATCGCTCGAATGGCTTGTCTGGGGCGATTCACGTTGCCGTCAGGTCGATCGGGGTACAGACTTCGCCCAGGTAAACGAGTATCTTGCAAACATGGGGAGAAACCACAATTTGTGATAATCTAAACATATGTCAGCCCAAGAAAATCCACCCTTATCCCCCTATTTACAAAGGTTGGCTGCATTACAAAAATTGGGCTTACTTCCACATCAGGGTGGGGAGCTTCCCTCAAAGACATCCGAGTTTGCGCCAAAAATTGTTTTCATGGACACACCTCAAGGAGTCGCCGAAGTTGGTGATGCTCTTGCTATGGGGTGGCCGGTGATTACCGATTATGGTGCCACTTACGGCACTACTTTCCCTCCCCACATCCGGGAGGCCGTTGCCCTCGCCCGTGGTGAAGTTGAGCCGTTGCCCACCGTTTCTATCGTAACTTTTCGCGACGTTGCCTATGGCTGGATGGATACTTCCCGTATTCATCCGGATATCGTCAAATCGCTTAATGCGGGTAAATTTGACATTTTAAACGGAATTGCTTTTATGAGATATTCCTGCAACGATGTCTGTCAAAAAACTCTGGGCCGGCATTACGTAAACGCAAAACAGGAAGTCCAGGTTTTTATTGTCGAAGATGTTGATCCGCTTATGTCATACCTTCGCCGGGAGCATCGCCTCGCCTATATCGCCGTCAGATCATCAAATGTCACCGGTCAACAGGAAGAAGCTTTTCCCGGAGGGGCGCTGAAATATGCTGCCTCTATCGGTTCCCCGATTCTGGCCGTCCGAACTGTTGCCTCACTGACCGTCCAGCAGGAAGATGAGCAAAATGTCCGGGAAAATTTATACGATAAGTTAAAAAGAAAGCGAT
This window encodes:
- a CDS encoding response regulator — encoded protein: MAQKVLLVDDDQYIRELYEEILKNAGFEVETAVDGKEGFEKIIAGGYDLVLLDVMLPYLDGIGILDKLREEKPKVGNGPIILLTNLAYDPVIKDAIQKGAVACLNKAEMNPDEFLKKIKEVLK
- a CDS encoding GspE/PulE family protein, translating into MPSLNSSELITLLEKNKLSTPKELAAIEEYSKTNNLSFSDAIVQKGIVTEEALGNLLAGHYQLPFMGLSKLTIPPEAFNSIPFTQADKHKMVVFSRDANLLKIATCRPPIDSEILKNIAKKTGLKPEVYYSTEADIENVLINNRQDLQSTFEKLVKEGIVTATNLDGSDDPPVEKIVDLLIETAYQEKASDIHIEPQEKNAIIRFRIDGSLNDVLTVPKILHDRLITRIKVMSSLRTDEHLSAQDGKIKFHSKEIYFDLRVSIIPIVDGEKVVMRLLTSNIGAFGLADLGMSEKDMEKVKRAFTKSYGMFLSTGPTGSGKTSSIYSILKILNAREKNITTIEDPVEYRIKGANQIQVNNRTNLTFANGLRSILRQDPNIIFVGEIRDNETAGIAINASLTGHLVLSTLHTNTAAAAIARLIDMEVEPFLVASTVSVIVGQRLVRRICDKCRVSFTITRAELLKYLSEDMITKHYIPVGKAKEIRVYKGKGCKFCHNTGYVGRIGIFEVLEVTKKIRELIGHHADTDEILEAAKKEGFNSMQDDGLDKITKGFTTIEEVLRVTKNELE
- a CDS encoding type II secretion system F family protein, translated to MKTTSVTFSTDEKINLLSNFSTMLSSSIPILDVVNTLLEDSKGNLKFFLTTLKVDLIAGNRINTTFAKFPRSFDRVVVNLIRGAEESGTLETTLRDIKNNIQKEAEFSDKIKSAMMYPMIIFTVFTGVILMILIVVIPKISVVFTRLRVPLPLPTKILIFLSDLLIHQYLYLIFGLTVFAIIATFLYKEKRSFFTKLIVSLPLISGLSKKIDLTRFARNLFLLLTSGLPISTALEFSQDVVANQQIKNLIRNSREMLTSGKQFSTGLKNNKNAIPSMMIKLIEVGEKSGTLEKSMQDISDYMDYQVSKDLKTITALIEPIMLICVSIAVGGMMISIIGPIYGLISQVGGRR